The following are encoded together in the Microterricola viridarii genome:
- a CDS encoding SDR family oxidoreductase, with protein MTNPLAPQTLAGKTALVTGSSRGIGADTVRYFAEAGANVVINYRNKEARAVKLADSLRAEGATAITVGADLTDPASVNQLIDTVKAEFGGIDILVMNASGGMESGMAEDYAMVLNRDSQVNLLETALPALNPGARVVFVTSHQAHFIHNTATMPEYEPVARSKRAGEDALRAKLPELAAAGVEFVVVSGDMIEGTITATLLERANPGAISARKDSAGKLYNVGEFAAEVALAAVEPVPANNTRYVGDISDFS; from the coding sequence GTGACCAATCCACTCGCCCCGCAGACCTTGGCAGGCAAGACTGCGCTCGTCACCGGCTCCTCACGCGGGATCGGCGCGGACACCGTGCGCTACTTCGCCGAGGCCGGCGCGAATGTCGTCATCAACTACCGCAACAAAGAGGCCAGGGCTGTCAAGCTCGCCGACAGCCTGCGGGCCGAGGGCGCGACGGCGATTACTGTCGGCGCCGACCTGACCGACCCGGCATCCGTCAACCAGCTGATCGACACGGTCAAGGCCGAGTTCGGCGGAATCGACATCCTGGTCATGAATGCCTCCGGCGGCATGGAGTCCGGCATGGCCGAGGACTACGCCATGGTGCTCAACCGCGACTCGCAGGTCAACCTGCTTGAGACGGCGCTGCCCGCGTTGAACCCAGGTGCCCGTGTCGTCTTCGTCACCAGCCACCAGGCGCACTTCATCCACAACACGGCCACGATGCCCGAGTACGAGCCCGTCGCACGCAGCAAGCGCGCGGGCGAAGACGCCCTGCGCGCCAAGCTGCCCGAGCTCGCCGCTGCGGGCGTCGAGTTCGTCGTCGTCTCCGGCGACATGATCGAGGGCACGATCACGGCCACGTTGCTCGAGCGTGCGAACCCCGGTGCGATCTCGGCACGCAAGGACTCGGCCGGCAAGCTCTATAACGTGGGGGAGTTCGCCGCCGAGGTCGCCCTCGCTGCCGTCGAGCCGGTTCCCGCGAACAACACCCGTTACGTCGGTGACATCTCCGACTTCAGCTAA
- a CDS encoding HdeD family acid-resistance protein — translation MTTPQQGTYFAAFSLDGKDLTKSAINGVRIALGVSGAAALIIGLIITFWPKGAAAGIAVLLGIYLLIAGIAYLGIGIFSRGIGGWARVLDIILGIVFIVAAVLAFTNISGTAAVLAVFLGVLVGIAWIIEGVVALVQIGDARSKGWSIFFGLLSIVAGIVLLFAPIWSAVLLFILTGIGLIVLGVIQIVRAFTFGRGIVTPA, via the coding sequence ATGACCACACCCCAACAGGGCACGTACTTCGCGGCTTTCTCGCTCGACGGCAAGGATCTCACGAAGTCCGCCATCAACGGCGTCCGCATCGCACTCGGCGTCTCGGGCGCTGCGGCGCTCATCATCGGCCTCATCATCACCTTCTGGCCGAAGGGCGCGGCGGCTGGAATCGCCGTGCTGCTCGGCATCTACCTGCTGATCGCCGGCATCGCCTACCTCGGCATCGGGATCTTCTCCCGCGGCATCGGTGGCTGGGCCCGAGTGCTCGACATCATCCTGGGCATCGTCTTCATCGTGGCGGCGGTTCTTGCCTTCACGAACATCAGCGGCACCGCCGCGGTGCTGGCGGTCTTCCTCGGTGTGCTCGTCGGCATCGCCTGGATCATTGAAGGTGTCGTGGCGCTGGTGCAGATCGGCGACGCCCGCTCCAAGGGATGGTCGATCTTCTTCGGCCTGCTCAGCATCGTCGCCGGCATCGTGCTGCTCTTCGCCCCCATCTGGAGCGCCGTGTTGCTGTTCATCCTCACCGGCATCGGCCTGATCGTGCTCGGTGTGATCCAGATCGTGCGTGCATTCACCTTCGGCCGGGGCATCGTCACCCCCGCCTGA
- a CDS encoding Pr6Pr family membrane protein, with product MQAAIEQRRVSGVTGYLRVGSGVLVLAVLTYAFSERIAAGDGNPFDFFGYFTNLTSLLTSVVLIATGARVLAGRRVPTWLSIARGVATASLIVVALIYNLVVPGTGSAPPWVSAVLHVVFPLAVVLDWIRVGDRPPLPWRTLWLVLPYPLIWLAVVLSRGATDGWVPYGFLLPERGLLAMTATVGGLLAALLVAGVLIWAFSRVPGFAPRRWSISRRSGSSLPEE from the coding sequence GTGCAAGCAGCCATCGAACAACGTCGCGTTTCGGGTGTGACCGGGTATTTGCGGGTCGGCAGCGGTGTCCTCGTATTGGCGGTGCTCACGTACGCGTTCTCCGAGCGGATCGCGGCCGGCGACGGGAACCCGTTCGACTTCTTCGGCTACTTCACCAACCTCACGAGCTTGCTGACGAGCGTCGTGTTGATCGCCACCGGGGCGCGCGTCCTCGCTGGGAGGCGCGTGCCGACGTGGCTGAGCATCGCGCGTGGTGTCGCTACCGCTTCTCTGATTGTTGTTGCACTGATCTACAACCTGGTCGTTCCCGGAACTGGATCCGCACCGCCTTGGGTCAGCGCAGTACTCCATGTAGTTTTCCCCCTTGCCGTCGTCCTTGATTGGATACGCGTCGGCGACCGGCCGCCACTGCCATGGAGGACGCTGTGGCTCGTGCTTCCGTATCCGCTGATCTGGCTCGCCGTCGTCTTGAGCCGCGGTGCCACGGATGGCTGGGTCCCGTATGGCTTTCTGCTGCCCGAGCGCGGACTGCTTGCCATGACGGCGACGGTCGGTGGCCTTCTTGCTGCATTGCTTGTTGCCGGCGTCCTGATCTGGGCATTCAGCAGAGTGCCGGGGTTCGCTCCGCGAAGGTGGAGCATAAGCCGGCGGAGCGGTTCGTCACTGCCGGAGGAGTAG
- a CDS encoding DUF805 domain-containing protein, with the protein MLVNVITLALTQLVFPALIAGRTPEPTIFLGPFGSRLFAPIALVTWHETDPPSSPLAASFLLFAALWLIVTVIPGFTVAVRRLHDSNLSGWWALLAVTPPGPFILLLLATRRSRVEGARFD; encoded by the coding sequence ATGCTCGTCAACGTCATCACGCTGGCACTGACGCAGCTCGTGTTTCCGGCGCTGATCGCTGGCCGCACCCCGGAGCCCACGATCTTCCTCGGCCCTTTCGGGTCGCGCCTGTTCGCACCGATCGCGCTCGTCACGTGGCACGAGACGGATCCACCCAGCTCGCCGCTGGCAGCGTCCTTCCTGTTGTTCGCAGCACTGTGGCTGATCGTGACCGTCATTCCCGGGTTCACGGTCGCCGTGCGGCGTCTGCATGACTCGAATCTGTCGGGGTGGTGGGCGCTCCTGGCGGTCACCCCGCCTGGCCCATTCATCCTGCTCCTGCTCGCCACCCGACGTTCGCGAGTAGAGGGCGCCCGGTTCGACTAG
- a CDS encoding pyridoxamine 5'-phosphate oxidase family protein — MDTSTPALWLRSQPSLVGSPPPFDTAALPAEPDVLFLSWIREAVIAGVAEPQAATLATVDAAGIPDARTLLLKDVGRQGWSFAGQRSSAKGAQLGANPFAALPELTGDRRLSAP; from the coding sequence ATGGACACGAGTACTCCGGCACTCTGGCTGCGATCCCAGCCCTCCCTTGTCGGTTCGCCGCCGCCGTTCGACACTGCAGCGCTACCAGCCGAGCCCGATGTGCTCTTCCTGTCGTGGATTCGTGAGGCTGTGATCGCCGGCGTGGCCGAGCCTCAGGCGGCGACGTTGGCAACAGTGGATGCCGCGGGCATCCCGGACGCGCGCACGCTCCTCCTCAAGGATGTCGGCAGGCAGGGCTGGTCGTTCGCAGGTCAGCGTTCGTCAGCAAAGGGTGCTCAGCTCGGTGCGAACCCATTTGCGGCATTGCCTGAATTGACGGGTGACAGGCGGTTGAGCGCGCCATAG
- a CDS encoding SRPBCC domain-containing protein: MSENYVASSTITIGATPERVWSVITDPDAIREFMFGTDVDTDWIVGGPIRWRGMWKGKPYEDKGVILELVPGKRLVNTHFSPLAGQADVPENYHTLTWTLEERGESTQLTLAQDNNNSPEAAAHSKGMWDSLVQSVKAITERLDT; encoded by the coding sequence ATGAGTGAAAACTACGTCGCAAGCTCGACGATCACGATCGGCGCGACTCCGGAGCGTGTCTGGTCCGTGATCACGGACCCCGATGCAATCCGGGAGTTCATGTTCGGCACGGATGTCGACACCGACTGGATTGTGGGCGGCCCGATCCGATGGCGTGGCATGTGGAAGGGCAAGCCATACGAGGACAAAGGCGTGATCCTGGAACTGGTACCGGGTAAAAGGCTGGTGAACACTCATTTCAGCCCGCTGGCGGGGCAGGCCGACGTTCCGGAGAATTACCACACGCTGACGTGGACGCTTGAGGAGCGTGGCGAATCAACCCAGTTGACACTCGCCCAGGACAACAACAACAGCCCGGAGGCCGCAGCGCACTCCAAAGGCATGTGGGACTCCCTCGTGCAGAGTGTCAAGGCGATCACCGAGCGCCTCGACACCTAG
- a CDS encoding VOC family protein, which yields MSLRGFSTINFWADDVAAAAAWYAEFLGIEPYFKRSGPDGELAYAEFRIGDYQHELGIIDSRYRPGQTVADQGESEPSGAVMYWHVDELGDTMDRLLSMGATEYEPITVRGEGFVTASVVDPFGNVLGVMTNPHYLEVLAGVKNG from the coding sequence ATGAGCTTGCGCGGATTCAGCACAATCAACTTCTGGGCAGACGACGTGGCGGCGGCGGCCGCGTGGTACGCAGAGTTTCTCGGCATCGAGCCCTACTTCAAACGCTCAGGCCCAGACGGGGAGTTGGCGTATGCGGAGTTCCGCATCGGCGACTACCAGCACGAGCTCGGCATCATTGACAGTCGTTACCGTCCCGGGCAAACCGTGGCAGACCAGGGGGAGAGTGAGCCCTCTGGTGCGGTCATGTACTGGCACGTCGATGAGCTGGGCGACACCATGGATCGCTTGTTGTCGATGGGCGCTACCGAGTACGAACCGATCACGGTGCGCGGCGAAGGCTTCGTCACGGCCTCCGTCGTGGATCCGTTCGGCAACGTGCTGGGCGTCATGACGAACCCCCATTATCTTGAGGTGCTCGCCGGCGTGAAGAACGGCTAG
- a CDS encoding DUF6578 domain-containing protein yields MGESASHEVDVWLREWQVSEDGLRVALGESVSWDLVPMDQEWMTRLFGERRTVPLQLDTYASATRAPDAPDWTRIRGDILAIEQVSVRYTRSTDPSEVGSVPEPGAAVTLRVPSLWPKHPHIGSVVGWIVRVRMPSHID; encoded by the coding sequence ATGGGGGAGAGCGCCTCACACGAGGTGGACGTGTGGTTGAGGGAATGGCAGGTCTCCGAGGACGGCCTGCGCGTCGCGCTCGGTGAGTCAGTCTCCTGGGATCTCGTGCCCATGGACCAGGAATGGATGACGAGGCTCTTCGGCGAGCGCCGAACCGTCCCGCTGCAGCTTGACACGTACGCCTCTGCCACCAGGGCGCCCGATGCGCCGGACTGGACGCGCATTCGTGGCGACATCTTGGCGATCGAGCAGGTCTCCGTCCGGTACACCCGCTCCACAGACCCTTCGGAGGTGGGTTCCGTCCCCGAGCCCGGTGCGGCCGTCACGCTCAGGGTGCCGTCGCTGTGGCCGAAGCATCCGCACATCGGATCGGTCGTCGGGTGGATCGTCCGTGTCCGGATGCCGTCGCATATCGACTGA
- a CDS encoding dihydrofolate reductase family protein — protein sequence MRKLIVQQWVTVDNIAAEEDGGLSFVAGEPFAEDDTSAFKASVMGFIDSVDTMILGANTYAQSVGYWPHATEQGEYGAKLNTLTKYVASATLAHAPWGDFSAATVTSDPVATIRMLKGQAGKDIWLWGSLDLMQFLLAAGVVDEVQLRVCPASRGRGRHVFADRQELELLEATPFENGVVLLRYALTK from the coding sequence ATGCGCAAGCTCATCGTCCAACAGTGGGTGACCGTCGACAACATCGCCGCAGAAGAGGACGGCGGTCTCAGCTTCGTGGCGGGGGAGCCATTCGCCGAAGACGACACCAGCGCGTTCAAGGCGAGCGTGATGGGATTCATCGACTCGGTCGACACCATGATCCTCGGGGCGAACACCTATGCCCAGTCCGTCGGGTATTGGCCGCACGCCACCGAGCAGGGCGAGTACGGGGCGAAACTCAACACGCTCACCAAGTACGTCGCCTCGGCGACGCTGGCGCACGCGCCATGGGGTGACTTCTCGGCCGCGACCGTGACCAGCGATCCGGTCGCCACGATCAGGATGCTCAAGGGGCAGGCAGGCAAGGACATCTGGCTGTGGGGGAGCCTCGACCTGATGCAGTTCCTGTTGGCTGCCGGCGTCGTCGATGAAGTCCAACTGCGGGTCTGCCCGGCCTCACGCGGGCGCGGCCGACACGTGTTCGCGGACCGACAGGAGCTGGAGCTGCTTGAGGCCACGCCATTCGAGAACGGCGTGGTGCTGCTGCGCTACGCGCTCACGAAGTAA
- a CDS encoding GNAT family N-acetyltransferase: protein MEAVFVVRPALEGDAAQIARLHVESWRETYRGLMDDAVLDDPGALGRRELFWAAALADPLYAGNRAAVAERGGKIVGIAMSGPPRDTDAAWSAELYLLYTYAAVHGARVGTALLESVLTPGSSAALWVADPNPRARAFYLKHGFVPDGASKLGHGVRELRMVRS, encoded by the coding sequence ATGGAAGCGGTGTTCGTGGTCCGGCCTGCGCTCGAGGGCGATGCGGCGCAGATTGCGCGGTTGCACGTCGAGTCCTGGCGTGAAACCTACAGGGGGCTGATGGATGACGCGGTGCTGGACGATCCCGGCGCGCTCGGGCGCCGCGAGCTGTTCTGGGCTGCGGCCCTCGCCGACCCGCTTTACGCGGGAAACCGGGCGGCCGTCGCAGAGCGCGGTGGGAAGATCGTCGGCATCGCGATGTCGGGGCCGCCCCGAGACACGGACGCCGCATGGTCCGCCGAGCTTTACCTTCTCTACACGTACGCCGCCGTGCACGGTGCGCGTGTCGGCACGGCGCTTCTCGAATCGGTTCTGACGCCTGGCTCCAGCGCGGCGCTCTGGGTCGCCGACCCCAATCCGCGGGCACGCGCCTTCTATCTCAAGCATGGCTTCGTGCCCGACGGCGCCTCCAAGCTCGGGCACGGTGTGCGCGAGCTGCGCATGGTCCGCAGCTGA
- a CDS encoding HsmA family protein, with translation MLAFAIVLITAALVFYTIGVWAEHRQRVLKPWHAVFFGIGLFFDASGTFAMSRLADSSTSATGLAGGLNTVMIVTGAIALTLMLIHLVWAIIVLVRNRDSERQRFHKFSLIVWAIWLVPYFAGAIGASLS, from the coding sequence ATGCTCGCTTTCGCAATCGTCCTCATCACCGCAGCCCTCGTGTTTTACACGATCGGGGTCTGGGCCGAGCACCGCCAGCGGGTGCTGAAGCCGTGGCACGCCGTGTTCTTCGGAATCGGTCTGTTCTTCGATGCCAGCGGCACATTCGCGATGAGCCGTCTGGCAGATTCCAGCACCTCGGCAACGGGTCTTGCCGGCGGACTGAATACAGTGATGATTGTCACCGGTGCCATCGCCCTCACGTTGATGCTCATTCACCTTGTCTGGGCGATCATCGTGCTCGTGCGCAATCGCGACTCCGAGCGCCAGCGGTTCCACAAGTTTTCCCTGATCGTCTGGGCGATCTGGCTGGTGCCCTACTTCGCTGGGGCCATTGGCGCCAGCCTCAGCTGA
- a CDS encoding VOC family protein, translating into MGVTGIGGLFFRSRDPETRAAWYREHLGIEAGQEGIWQQQAGMTVFAPFPADSDYFAAEQSFMLNLRVAGLDELTQKLEEAGIMVERRPEWDTADYGRFARIHDPEGLPIELWEPPALS; encoded by the coding sequence ATGGGAGTGACTGGAATCGGCGGGCTGTTCTTTCGCAGCCGCGACCCGGAGACGCGGGCGGCCTGGTACCGCGAGCACCTCGGAATCGAGGCCGGGCAGGAGGGGATCTGGCAGCAGCAGGCCGGTATGACGGTATTCGCACCGTTCCCGGCCGACTCGGACTACTTCGCGGCGGAGCAGTCCTTCATGCTGAACCTGCGCGTCGCCGGGTTGGATGAGTTGACCCAGAAGCTGGAGGAGGCGGGCATCATGGTCGAGCGCCGACCCGAGTGGGACACCGCCGACTACGGCCGCTTCGCCCGCATCCACGACCCGGAAGGTCTGCCGATCGAGCTGTGGGAGCCGCCCGCTCTCAGCTGA
- a CDS encoding dihydrofolate reductase family protein yields MSEIVVQAFITLDGVTQAPGGRDEDNEDGFAHGGWQDRYHPDEDNAFVGEWESKAEALLLGRKTYDIFSGAWGVWDENADGLMGELTRRYNRIPKYVASNTLTELAWKNSHLLGPDVPAAVAKLREQPGGEIRVWGSSQLIKTLAAHDLIDEYRLVVYPLVLGSGKKLFSEGFALTRLALVDSHALPSGILVNIYRRRTAG; encoded by the coding sequence ATGAGCGAGATCGTGGTGCAGGCGTTCATCACCTTGGACGGTGTCACGCAGGCTCCAGGGGGCAGGGATGAGGACAACGAAGACGGCTTCGCGCACGGCGGCTGGCAAGACCGCTACCACCCGGACGAGGACAACGCGTTCGTCGGGGAGTGGGAGAGCAAGGCGGAGGCACTGCTGCTCGGCCGCAAGACCTACGACATCTTCTCCGGGGCGTGGGGCGTCTGGGACGAGAACGCCGACGGGCTGATGGGGGAGCTCACCCGGCGGTACAACCGCATCCCCAAATACGTCGCGTCGAACACGCTCACCGAGCTCGCCTGGAAGAACTCCCACCTGCTCGGCCCCGACGTGCCGGCCGCAGTGGCGAAGCTGCGCGAGCAGCCAGGTGGAGAGATTCGCGTCTGGGGGAGTTCGCAGCTGATCAAGACGCTCGCCGCCCACGACCTGATCGATGAGTACCGGCTCGTCGTCTATCCGCTTGTGCTTGGCAGCGGAAAGAAGCTGTTCTCAGAGGGCTTCGCCCTCACTAGGCTCGCCCTGGTGGATTCCCACGCGCTGCCGTCCGGCATCCTGGTCAACATCTACCGACGCCGCACGGCGGGCTGA
- a CDS encoding RidA family protein, whose product MEITRLQPAGLVSSPAFSHVAIVPAGATTIYVGGQNGIDASGALVAGGIVEQSVRAVDNAGTALAAAGASLADVVQWTVLIAADADLGAAYGAIAPKLAGPGLPPLVTAARVTALGLPGALIEVSAVAAVLNTEGPS is encoded by the coding sequence ATGGAGATCACTCGATTGCAACCAGCCGGTCTCGTGTCGAGCCCGGCATTCAGCCATGTGGCGATCGTTCCCGCGGGAGCCACGACGATCTATGTCGGGGGCCAGAACGGCATCGATGCCTCCGGCGCGCTCGTAGCAGGCGGCATCGTCGAACAGTCCGTCCGAGCCGTCGACAACGCCGGCACCGCCCTCGCCGCGGCCGGGGCATCGCTGGCCGATGTTGTGCAGTGGACGGTGCTCATCGCCGCCGACGCGGATCTCGGCGCCGCGTACGGGGCTATCGCCCCGAAACTCGCTGGCCCGGGTTTGCCGCCGCTTGTCACGGCCGCGCGCGTCACAGCCTTGGGCCTGCCGGGCGCGCTGATCGAGGTCAGCGCCGTTGCCGCGGTGCTCAACACGGAGGGCCCATCATGA
- the helR gene encoding RNA polymerase recycling motor ATPase HelR, which produces MTVTTSAFNLPARLSAKSDPALIGADEAHFSAVAAALQAEIAAASASLEDELRAPGGSGEQALARDLQVHRLTARLRSLRRFTLDICLGRMVRADAAAPLYIGRFGLTDTSGTPLLIDWRSPAAAPFFAATRANPMGLATRRRYRWSRGRVSDYWDEAFTPEGLAASAAVDDESAFIASLGSSRSARMRDVLGTIQSDQDAIIRAGSRGALVVDGGPGTGKTVVALHRAAYLLYSDPRLAQRSGSVLFIGPSHGYLSYVEDVLPGLGEEGVQISTVRDLVAEGGSALSETDPAVAGLKASAALLTAVERAVHAFETPPAEGLLVDTEWAELWLSPAEWAEAFDAAEPGLPHNEAREQVWEALLEILADKLDGVPPAALRRAMSQDEELAGTFNRAWPLLDPVGIVRDLWASSDYLSACAPWLDAEQLQTLRRERTAAWTTSDLPYLDAARQRVGDPDAGRLARRRAAVLAAERAEMDVVIDQLIESDDSELQLMSILRGQDAQNSLVDETALPGTDADVLAGPFAHIIVDEAQELTDAEWRMLLSRCPSRSFTVVGDRAQARHGFTESWQERLNRIGLRTVELATLSVNYRTPEEVMAAAEPVIRAAIPDANVPRSVRRSGLPVRRAARQELDALLDEWLTSHPEGTACVIGTAPPMTGRERVLSLTPELAKGLEFDLVVLIDPDGFGAGIEGAVDRYVAMTRATSQLVILV; this is translated from the coding sequence TCGCCGCGGCATCCGCCAGCCTCGAGGACGAGCTGCGGGCGCCCGGCGGCAGCGGCGAGCAGGCCCTGGCCCGTGACCTGCAGGTGCATCGTTTGACTGCCCGGCTGCGCTCACTGCGGCGATTCACCCTGGACATCTGCCTCGGGCGCATGGTGCGGGCGGATGCCGCCGCGCCGCTCTACATCGGGCGTTTCGGTCTCACCGACACCTCGGGCACACCCCTGTTGATCGACTGGCGCTCGCCCGCCGCCGCGCCGTTCTTCGCGGCGACCAGGGCCAACCCAATGGGCCTGGCGACCCGCCGCCGCTACCGCTGGAGCCGCGGCCGGGTCAGCGACTACTGGGATGAGGCGTTCACCCCGGAGGGACTCGCGGCGAGCGCCGCCGTCGACGACGAGTCGGCGTTCATCGCGAGCCTCGGCAGCAGCCGGTCGGCGCGGATGCGCGATGTGCTCGGCACGATCCAATCCGACCAGGACGCCATCATCCGGGCGGGGTCGCGGGGAGCGCTGGTCGTCGACGGCGGGCCGGGCACCGGCAAGACCGTCGTCGCACTGCACCGTGCCGCCTACCTCTTGTACTCGGACCCGCGGCTCGCGCAGCGAAGCGGCAGTGTCTTGTTCATCGGCCCGAGCCACGGCTACCTCTCTTATGTCGAGGATGTGCTGCCGGGGCTGGGTGAGGAGGGGGTGCAGATCAGCACAGTGCGCGATCTTGTGGCCGAGGGCGGCTCCGCGCTCAGCGAGACGGACCCGGCGGTGGCGGGCCTCAAAGCATCGGCCGCGCTGTTGACCGCGGTGGAGCGGGCCGTGCACGCCTTTGAGACTCCGCCAGCGGAGGGCCTGCTGGTCGACACCGAGTGGGCGGAGCTCTGGCTCAGCCCGGCCGAGTGGGCAGAGGCATTCGACGCCGCGGAGCCCGGCCTGCCGCACAACGAGGCGCGGGAGCAGGTCTGGGAGGCGCTGCTGGAGATCCTGGCCGACAAGCTTGACGGAGTGCCGCCGGCCGCACTGCGCCGTGCAATGTCGCAGGACGAGGAGTTGGCCGGCACGTTCAACCGGGCTTGGCCGCTGCTCGACCCTGTCGGCATCGTGCGCGACCTGTGGGCGTCATCCGACTACCTCAGCGCATGCGCGCCGTGGCTCGACGCCGAGCAGTTGCAGACGCTCCGGCGGGAGCGCACGGCCGCCTGGACGACATCCGACTTGCCGTATCTGGATGCGGCACGGCAGCGGGTCGGCGACCCGGATGCCGGGCGCCTCGCTCGGCGACGCGCTGCCGTGCTCGCCGCAGAGCGCGCCGAAATGGACGTGGTCATCGACCAGCTCATCGAGTCCGATGACAGCGAGCTCCAGCTGATGTCCATTCTGCGCGGCCAGGACGCGCAGAACTCCCTCGTCGATGAGACCGCCCTGCCGGGCACCGACGCCGACGTGCTCGCCGGTCCGTTCGCGCACATCATCGTCGACGAGGCACAGGAACTGACGGATGCCGAGTGGCGGATGCTGCTGAGCCGCTGCCCCTCGCGGAGCTTCACGGTCGTGGGTGACCGGGCGCAAGCCAGGCACGGGTTCACCGAGTCCTGGCAGGAGCGCCTCAACCGCATCGGCCTGCGCACGGTCGAGCTGGCCACCCTGAGCGTCAACTATCGGACGCCGGAGGAGGTGATGGCCGCAGCCGAGCCGGTCATCCGTGCGGCGATTCCCGATGCGAACGTTCCCCGCTCCGTGCGGCGCAGCGGGCTGCCGGTGCGCCGTGCTGCGAGACAGGAGCTGGACGCCCTCCTCGACGAGTGGCTCACGAGCCACCCAGAGGGCACGGCCTGCGTCATCGGCACCGCGCCGCCGATGACGGGCCGGGAGCGCGTGCTCTCTTTGACCCCCGAGCTGGCCAAGGGCCTCGAGTTCGATCTGGTTGTGCTGATCGACCCGGACGGATTCGGCGCCGGCATCGAGGGAGCCGTCGACCGCTACGTCGCGATGACCCGGGCCACCTCGCAGCTCGTCATCCTGGTTTAG